CTACCAACTGGTACGACAACACCAATGTAGGACAATCCTTTGTGTCGTTGGGGATGGACACCTATGTGTTGGTATTTAGAATAGACATTGCATCCAATATCTCTATATTCCTCCTTAATTTGTGTATGACTGCTTTTCACAGAAAAACGCCGTAGTGGATAGGGAAGATGACGTTCAACTTTTTGAAGAAATCTTTCTATACCTAAGTTGTTCAAAATCTCCCAAAAACGTGGCTGACGTGACTTGCGATGAGGAATTGTGTTTCCAATCTCTAGTGTGAGATGCTGCAAATAGACTTGTGCCAATGCACCTACAACCTCAACACACTCTTCTGGTTTTAGCAGGATGTCTGTATCAATAAATGGTTCAAACAGCGATGTACCCAAGTTCAGTTTGAGCCGGAAGTAAACGTTATTATCAACCATAACCGCAGTCAGGGCGATATCGTTTGATCGTTCGCCAATCGACACAGAACCACCGCCATCAAAAGCAACGCTGAATTTAGGTGAAAGTGGCGCTAGCTCTGGGTGAGTGGTAATGTAGTGATCTAATTTGCTGATGAGAGGTCGAGTATCAATTAATTCGTATAAGTCGATGCCAGACGTGGGACTACCCATGATATTGCGGAGATGATCAACCTCTGGAACGGCTGAAGCTATACCAATATCTTGTAGGACTCTTAAAAATTTAGCCGGAATCTCTGTACGGATTGCACGGATTTGGAGGTTGGCACGATTGGTAATATTAGTGTAACCAGTTCCCAACTCGTCAGCTAAGTCAGCGATGACACGAAACTGCTGACTAGTCAGTATTCCTCCAGGTACACGGATGCGAGATAAAATACCATCTCGCGCGGACGTTTGATAAAAAAGACCAGGACAACCAGACACGCCTACAACTCCTTCCCCGTGCGACGCAGAGAGCAGATAACAACTGTGTGTACAAGACACCCTTGGAGTCAGCATTCTGACTAACCGAATTTGTTGGTTGTTAGGTGTTTTATCAACTACTAAGCACTAGCAAAATCGGATTACAGCTGCGGCACAGTACCGGAATTTCACCGGACTTTCCCGACTCCAAGTGTGTAGTTTAGCATGAGATAATAGCCATACTTCTTTTTGCCAAATCTTCTTGATTCTTCCATTAGTCGCCAGATGCAGAAATGGTTATCGGTAGTGGGTATTGGTGAGGATGGGCTATCGGGATTGAGTGCGATTGCCTATTCTCTCCTTGAACATGCACAAGTGATAGTCGGGGGAAAACGCCATCTCGCCATGTTACCACCAGACGATTCACGAGAAAAACTCATTTGGACTTCCCCCATCAGTCATTCTATAGAAGAAATTCTCCGTCGCCGGGGTCAATCTGTATGCGTTTTGGCAAGTGGCGATCCCATGTGCTTTGGTATCGGTGTCACTCTCTCCCGCCAGATTCCTATTTCTGAGATGACTATCATCCCCGCCCCTTCATCCTTCAGCCTTGCTTGTGCCAGACTAGGATGGTCACTCACCGAAGTAGAGACATTAAGCTTAAACGCTCGTCCTCCTGCTCTCATCCAAGCGGCTATCTACCCAGGAGCACGTCTTCTGATTTTAAGCGAAGGCAAGGAAACCCCAGCAATTGTCGCTGAAATCTTGACAAAACGTGGTTTTAGTGATAGCAAAATTACCGTCCTAGAACATATGGGCGGTTCTCAGGAGAGAATTATCGCAGGCACAGCCGCTTCATGGACGACAACAGAACTAGCTGATTTGAATACGATCGCTGTAGAGTGTATTGCTGATGCTGGAGTTATACCCTTACCTCGGTTAGCAGGACTACCAGATGATGCGTATCATCATGATGGACAGTTGACTAAGCGCGAAGTGCGAGCAATAACACTTTCTGCTTTAGCTCCCACACCGGGACAGTTGTTGTGGGATGTGGGTGCGGGGTGTGGTTCGATTGGTATTGAGTGGATGCGGAGTCATTCTCGGTGTCGGGCGATCGCCATTGAACAAAATTCCACCCGACTACAATATATTGCTGACAACGCCGCCGCCCTTGGTACACCTTATTTACAAATTGTTGCGGGTAAAGCTCCCGCTGCATTGAATGATTTGCCCCAACCCGACGCTATCTTTATTGGCGGTGGTGCAACAACAGAAGGTTTATTCGAGGTGTGTTGGGAAGCTTTGCGTCCGGGAGGGCGTTTTGTTGCTAATGCTGTGACGATTGAAAGTGAGCAGAAGTTGTTGCAATGGCACAATCAGGTAGGCGGGGAGTTGATTCGTGTTGCTGTTCAACGGGCTGCACCTATTGGCGGGTTTTTGGGGTGGAAGCCGATGGTGCCGGTGACGCAGTGGGTGGTGAGGAAGTAGTTGGAAGCGAGTATCTTTTCGAGTTATTTGTCAGGTGGACAGGGCTTGATGTATAAAATTACAGTATATTTGCTCCACAAATATACTGTAATTTTCACTCTATATTTCCTGAAGAGGGATCTGTTGATCTGTAGCCAAGGGATGCTTTAAACTTCGGCTGTGTCTCATATGTGACCTGCCACTGATAAGCTTTGCCGTAAGACCACTTTGTTTGTCATATTACTAAAGTAGATATCTGAGGATGTACATAAACATTAAAGCCAATGCTATATCAGATAATAGTCAAAGTTGAGTCTGAAGCAATTTACCACCAACCATATAAATTAGAGATTGATAACTTTATCCTCGGAGTAATGCTCAGTCCAGATAAGGTGGTAGAGGAGCTAAGCATTGCTCTAAGGGTAAAGAATTATCAGGATTTTTTACCCCAAGTTAGTTCAGATATAGAAAGCCAGATTACTCGGATAGATATGCGAGATTCGCCGCTGTGTTTTTTACTCGT
This portion of the Brasilonema sennae CENA114 genome encodes:
- the cobG gene encoding precorrin-3B synthase; this translates as MSGCPGLFYQTSARDGILSRIRVPGGILTSQQFRVIADLADELGTGYTNITNRANLQIRAIRTEIPAKFLRVLQDIGIASAVPEVDHLRNIMGSPTSGIDLYELIDTRPLISKLDHYITTHPELAPLSPKFSVAFDGGGSVSIGERSNDIALTAVMVDNNVYFRLKLNLGTSLFEPFIDTDILLKPEECVEVVGALAQVYLQHLTLEIGNTIPHRKSRQPRFWEILNNLGIERFLQKVERHLPYPLRRFSVKSSHTQIKEEYRDIGCNVYSKYQHIGVHPQRHKGLSYIGVVVPVGRLNTLQIRGLADIAETYANATLRLTPWQNLLISDIPQQWIPKIQSKIENLGLHWSATNIRSALVACAGNTGCASSATDTKNHALALAQYLDDRVILDQPINIHFTGCEKSCAQHSRSDIALVGFNIEDKGEVVEGYKVCVGDGDSHEKFGRELYGWVSFTELPSLLERMLQIYMAERDASNTSFGEFVNQYVIADLQRLFDK
- the cbiE gene encoding precorrin-6y C5,15-methyltransferase (decarboxylating) subunit CbiE; this encodes MQKWLSVVGIGEDGLSGLSAIAYSLLEHAQVIVGGKRHLAMLPPDDSREKLIWTSPISHSIEEILRRRGQSVCVLASGDPMCFGIGVTLSRQIPISEMTIIPAPSSFSLACARLGWSLTEVETLSLNARPPALIQAAIYPGARLLILSEGKETPAIVAEILTKRGFSDSKITVLEHMGGSQERIIAGTAASWTTTELADLNTIAVECIADAGVIPLPRLAGLPDDAYHHDGQLTKREVRAITLSALAPTPGQLLWDVGAGCGSIGIEWMRSHSRCRAIAIEQNSTRLQYIADNAAALGTPYLQIVAGKAPAALNDLPQPDAIFIGGGATTEGLFEVCWEALRPGGRFVANAVTIESEQKLLQWHNQVGGELIRVAVQRAAPIGGFLGWKPMVPVTQWVVRK